The Streptomyces sp. NBC_00224 genome has a window encoding:
- the lanL gene encoding class IV lanthionine synthetase LanL, with protein MPRSGTPGPEHSLDRQLRNLLVDCERRLVADDQWLCLFASHPRASELPGHGWKLHVSARAEDLSRVADLVVPVLLRYVCDAKFARDAAVLSLMNSGALDAALVGKAVTVYPRPGDVTALGGELADLLAGRPGPRVLSDRQIRSDAPVYYRYGPFRATGTDDAALVMTGPDGVRFRGRAGTRYRQPPWSADPFRAATPPAGRPARLIGGRYRLTTGISRSPHGDVYRAMDTASGERVIVKQARAYVGEGPDGVDARGRLRHEHTVLRALAGVEGVPQVRDHIRHGDDEYLVTTDCGPVDLRRDVLGHGPYAPAAEPALAGSGAVGATADNREIAALARRLLAVLDAVHARGVVVSDLKPSNVVLGEDGTAYLVDFGVSALHGDRPAGATPGYSMPVYRAGEPPGPADDLYALGATLHFALTGMDPVVVDRDEAVNRDRTLACLAAVLPDAAHRSARELVGGLVDPDPLRRAAYARRGRGHPAPVANGRQLPSPPRVTRGLLDDLIAHTVATCATAVGELPAGPQPRQTQQHFGLTLYDGAAGVGLELLHHREQPGVPQAVAALAHRTAHHTALPTLTAALYTGRTGVDLFLDAAVLTGTAEAFVPPPSLRPHDDTGDQIGGAAGAGTGLLALARRAHAAGRDEEAGARLAAAGACVRTLLAAESGRERPQPQRSAATSEAAFEFGFAHGRAGVIHFLHAYHRFTGDPAAGAAARSGLDELAVHTPRLLALAARPEAHRRYGSWCRGLAGIGTLLIEAGGHEGDPGLTDLGVRCAWACRDLAPRMSPVSQCCGLAGVGELLIDAEAVTGDGKLHRAAEDVVGLILSRSGGTPRRPLFPDNTLAASGPGWATGSAGVLSFLRRLRDHGGPRLWNDSAPAPAHVLSLPESFATGSERETPTHEYATIPTGSGVD; from the coding sequence GTGCCCCGGTCCGGCACACCGGGCCCGGAACACAGCCTCGACCGGCAACTCAGGAACCTGCTCGTCGACTGCGAGCGGCGTCTCGTCGCCGACGATCAGTGGCTCTGCCTGTTCGCTTCCCACCCTCGGGCAAGTGAGCTTCCCGGCCACGGTTGGAAACTGCATGTATCCGCCCGCGCGGAGGACCTGTCGCGGGTCGCGGACCTGGTCGTCCCCGTGCTGCTGCGCTATGTCTGCGACGCCAAATTCGCCCGCGACGCGGCGGTGTTGAGCCTGATGAACAGTGGAGCGCTCGACGCCGCGCTCGTAGGGAAGGCGGTCACCGTATATCCGCGACCGGGGGATGTGACGGCGCTGGGCGGTGAACTCGCGGATCTCCTGGCCGGCCGACCGGGCCCCCGGGTGCTCAGCGACCGGCAGATCCGCTCCGATGCCCCCGTCTACTACCGCTACGGCCCGTTCCGGGCCACGGGCACCGATGATGCCGCGCTCGTCATGACCGGCCCCGACGGGGTGCGCTTCCGTGGGCGCGCGGGCACTCGATACCGCCAACCACCGTGGTCCGCCGACCCGTTCCGGGCCGCCACGCCGCCCGCGGGCCGTCCTGCCCGCCTGATCGGCGGGCGATACCGGCTCACCACAGGCATCTCCCGTTCCCCCCACGGCGACGTCTACCGCGCCATGGACACCGCCTCCGGCGAGCGCGTGATCGTCAAACAGGCCAGGGCCTACGTCGGCGAGGGCCCCGACGGTGTCGATGCCCGCGGCCGCCTGCGGCACGAGCACACCGTCCTGCGAGCCCTCGCGGGCGTCGAAGGCGTCCCCCAGGTTCGCGACCACATCCGGCACGGCGACGACGAGTACCTGGTCACCACCGACTGCGGGCCCGTTGACCTGCGCCGCGATGTACTCGGCCACGGGCCGTACGCGCCCGCCGCTGAACCCGCGCTCGCAGGCTCCGGGGCAGTCGGGGCGACAGCGGACAACCGTGAAATCGCCGCGTTGGCACGCCGTTTGCTGGCCGTGCTCGACGCAGTGCACGCCCGTGGCGTCGTGGTGAGTGATCTCAAGCCGTCCAATGTGGTGCTCGGCGAGGACGGCACCGCGTACCTCGTGGACTTCGGCGTCAGCGCACTGCACGGTGACCGGCCCGCCGGCGCGACGCCGGGCTACTCGATGCCGGTATACCGCGCGGGCGAGCCGCCCGGGCCGGCCGACGACCTGTACGCGCTCGGCGCGACCCTGCACTTCGCGCTGACCGGCATGGACCCGGTGGTCGTCGACCGCGACGAGGCCGTCAACCGGGACCGCACCCTCGCCTGTCTGGCCGCCGTACTCCCGGACGCGGCGCACCGGTCGGCACGCGAACTCGTCGGCGGACTTGTGGACCCCGACCCTCTACGGCGTGCCGCCTACGCACGGCGGGGGCGCGGGCATCCCGCACCGGTGGCCAATGGGCGCCAACTCCCGTCACCGCCAAGGGTTACCCGCGGCCTACTGGACGACCTGATCGCGCACACCGTCGCGACCTGCGCGACCGCCGTCGGCGAACTGCCCGCGGGACCGCAGCCCCGGCAGACGCAACAGCACTTCGGGCTGACCCTTTACGACGGTGCGGCCGGCGTGGGCCTGGAACTGCTGCATCACAGGGAACAGCCGGGCGTCCCCCAGGCCGTGGCCGCCCTCGCCCATCGCACCGCCCACCACACCGCCCTGCCGACGCTGACCGCCGCGCTGTACACCGGCCGCACCGGCGTCGACCTCTTCCTCGACGCCGCCGTACTGACCGGCACAGCCGAGGCGTTCGTCCCCCCGCCGAGCCTGCGACCCCACGACGACACCGGTGACCAGATCGGCGGTGCGGCGGGCGCCGGGACCGGGCTGTTGGCGTTGGCCCGGCGCGCGCACGCGGCGGGGCGGGACGAGGAGGCCGGGGCGCGGCTGGCCGCAGCGGGAGCGTGTGTCCGCACCCTGCTGGCTGCGGAGAGCGGGCGGGAGCGTCCGCAGCCGCAGCGTTCGGCGGCGACGTCCGAGGCGGCGTTCGAGTTCGGCTTCGCCCACGGCCGTGCGGGCGTCATCCACTTCCTGCACGCCTACCACCGCTTCACAGGTGACCCGGCCGCCGGCGCGGCCGCCCGCTCGGGACTGGACGAACTCGCCGTACACACCCCCCGCCTGTTGGCGCTGGCCGCCCGCCCCGAGGCCCACCGGCGCTACGGGTCCTGGTGCCGCGGACTCGCCGGGATCGGAACCCTGCTGATCGAGGCAGGCGGGCACGAGGGGGACCCGGGCCTGACGGACCTGGGGGTGCGGTGCGCCTGGGCGTGCCGCGACCTCGCGCCCCGGATGAGCCCGGTGTCCCAGTGCTGCGGGCTGGCCGGCGTCGGCGAACTGCTCATCGACGCCGAGGCCGTCACCGGCGACGGCAAGCTGCACCGCGCCGCCGAGGACGTGGTGGGGCTGATCCTGTCCCGCAGCGGCGGCACCCCGCGTCGGCCGCTGTTCCCCGACAACACCCTGGCCGCTTCGGGACCGGGGTGGGCCACCGGCAGCGCGGGTGTTCTGTCCTTTCTGCGCCGCCTGCGCGACCACGGCGGCCCGCGCCTGTGGAACGACAGCGCACCGGCCCCGGCGCACGTGTTATCACTCCCGGAGAGCTTTGCAACCGGAAGTGAGAGGGAGACGCCCACACATGAATACGCCACCATCCCCACGGGGAGCGGAGTGGACTGA
- a CDS encoding ABC transporter substrate-binding protein, whose product MNTPPSPRGAEWTDGSSVRIGALVPLTRPGWVEAGRHLLAGLELAVGDVNDTGGIAGRPLELVVRDSAADPERAAAAVDELAQLGVAAMAGEYHSVVARAAAARADVLGLPFLCSSAVLDALTEQPTDWVARLAPAQSHGWQIYADFLLGAGHSRIAIAAEPSVYWASGTRILRDYLAPRGATVIELDMRALTPTAVCDALVDHRATALLLLVGHPEPAVPVVKAVRRDQRLAEIMIGAPAGQPEFSEWAASLGDDGAAIPFLRYLPERLGPLGARVETALRERLAQAPSFVAFEGYDTVAVLADVLRSDGADRARTAASWPRVAVEGTRGQIRFSRTPGISVWQWAWAPVQVVDRDPAEPDRFRILHTG is encoded by the coding sequence ATGAATACGCCACCATCCCCACGGGGAGCGGAGTGGACTGACGGATCATCCGTCCGGATCGGCGCTCTCGTCCCGCTGACTCGGCCCGGCTGGGTCGAGGCGGGCCGGCACCTGCTCGCTGGACTTGAGCTGGCGGTTGGCGACGTCAACGACACCGGCGGGATCGCCGGAAGGCCACTTGAGCTGGTGGTCCGGGACAGCGCGGCTGACCCGGAGAGGGCCGCGGCGGCCGTGGACGAACTGGCCCAACTGGGCGTGGCCGCCATGGCGGGGGAGTATCACAGCGTCGTCGCCCGCGCCGCTGCCGCCAGGGCCGACGTCCTCGGCCTGCCGTTCCTCTGCTCGTCGGCGGTTCTCGACGCGCTCACCGAACAGCCGACGGATTGGGTCGCGCGCCTCGCCCCGGCCCAGTCCCACGGCTGGCAGATCTACGCGGACTTCCTCCTGGGCGCGGGCCACAGCCGCATCGCCATAGCGGCCGAGCCGAGTGTCTACTGGGCATCCGGGACCCGCATTCTGCGGGACTACCTCGCTCCACGCGGCGCCACCGTCATCGAACTCGACATGCGCGCGCTCACCCCCACCGCCGTGTGCGACGCACTCGTCGACCACCGTGCAACAGCCCTCCTCCTTCTGGTCGGCCACCCTGAGCCCGCGGTGCCTGTCGTCAAGGCTGTCCGCCGCGACCAGCGCCTGGCCGAGATCATGATCGGTGCTCCGGCCGGGCAGCCGGAGTTCTCCGAATGGGCGGCGTCGCTGGGTGATGACGGCGCCGCGATCCCGTTCTTGCGCTACCTGCCCGAGCGCCTCGGCCCACTCGGCGCACGGGTCGAGACGGCCCTGCGCGAGCGGCTGGCCCAAGCACCGTCCTTCGTCGCCTTCGAGGGCTACGACACGGTCGCCGTCCTCGCCGATGTGCTGCGTTCGGACGGCGCGGACCGGGCGCGCACTGCCGCATCCTGGCCGCGCGTCGCAGTCGAAGGCACCCGGGGGCAGATCCGGTTCTCCCGTACGCCGGGTATCAGCGTGTGGCAATGGGCTTGGGCGCCCGTCCAAGTCGTCGATCGGGATCCGGCGGAACCCGATCGCTTCCGGATCCTTCACACGGGCTGA
- a CDS encoding geranyl diphosphate 2-C-methyltransferase codes for MPVTTELTNTSAFVPAPASPYQGDIARYWDHEARPVNLRLGDVDGLYHHHYGIGDVDHAALGDADDSEHEKKLIAELHRLESAQAEVLLDHLGTIGRADTLVDAGCGRGGSMVMAHQRFGCNVEGVTLSAKQADFANQRALELGIEDHVRARVCNMLDMPFETGQASASWNNESSMYVDLEDLFAEHSRVLAVGGRYVTITGCWNPRYGQPSKWVSQINAHFECNIHSRREYLRAMADNRLVPQAVIDLTAATTPYWQLRATSSLVTGIEEAFLNSYEDGSFQYLLIAADRV; via the coding sequence ATTCCTGTGACCACCGAGCTCACCAACACCTCCGCCTTCGTCCCCGCCCCGGCGTCGCCCTATCAGGGGGACATCGCCCGCTACTGGGACCATGAGGCCAGGCCCGTGAACCTGCGTCTCGGCGACGTCGACGGGCTCTACCACCACCACTACGGCATCGGCGACGTCGACCACGCCGCCCTCGGGGACGCCGACGACAGCGAGCACGAGAAGAAACTGATCGCCGAGCTTCACCGCCTGGAGTCGGCACAGGCCGAAGTCCTGCTGGACCACCTCGGCACCATCGGGCGTGCCGACACGCTCGTGGACGCCGGCTGCGGGCGGGGCGGGTCGATGGTCATGGCCCACCAGCGGTTCGGATGCAACGTCGAGGGCGTCACCCTGTCCGCCAAACAGGCCGACTTCGCCAACCAGCGCGCCCTCGAACTCGGCATCGAGGACCATGTCCGCGCCCGCGTGTGCAACATGCTGGACATGCCCTTCGAGACCGGGCAGGCCTCGGCCTCGTGGAACAACGAGTCGAGCATGTACGTCGACCTTGAGGACCTCTTCGCCGAGCACTCCCGCGTCCTCGCGGTCGGCGGCCGCTATGTGACCATCACCGGCTGCTGGAACCCGCGTTACGGCCAGCCCTCGAAGTGGGTCTCCCAGATCAACGCCCACTTCGAATGCAACATCCACTCCCGCAGAGAATACCTGCGAGCCATGGCCGACAACCGCCTCGTGCCGCAAGCCGTCATCGACCTGACGGCCGCGACCACGCCCTACTGGCAGCTGCGGGCCACGTCCTCCCTGGTCACCGGCATCGAAGAGGCGTTCCTCAACTCGTACGAGGACGGCTCCTTCCAGTACCTCCTGATCGCCGCCGACCGCGTCTGA
- a CDS encoding family 2 encapsulin nanocompartment cargo protein terpene cyclase, protein MPDPGAAPVQSSLPAAAARFGDRTVAADVEADARLRLPGPPRVPVPAAPTALPGESPPGNAPGSDLIARHLRDSAAQVRQLDPALERILRGPTGLGTAGLQLSRCEQSPAPVTPVEGTPIPGLYHHPVPQPDPSRVEEISRRIKTWAVDEVQAYPPEWEDQFDGFSVARYMVACHPDAPTTDHLMVAARLMVAENAVDDCYCEDHGGSPIGLGSRLLLAHTALDPLHTTTEYEPEWAASLQSDAPRRAYRSAMEYFLQHAAPSQADRFRHDMARLHLGYLAEAAWAETDTVPEVWEYLAMRQFNNFRPCPTITDTVGGYELPADLHARPAMQRVIALAGNATTIVNDLYSYTKELNSPGRHLNLPVVIAEREGMSDKDAYLKAVEVHNQLMHDFETEAAAVAAACPVPSVLRFLRGVAAWVDGNHYWHQTNTYRYSLPDFW, encoded by the coding sequence ATGCCCGATCCTGGTGCTGCCCCTGTGCAGTCGAGCCTGCCGGCCGCCGCGGCCCGTTTCGGGGACCGCACTGTTGCCGCCGATGTGGAAGCCGATGCCCGGCTCCGCCTGCCAGGGCCGCCCCGCGTCCCTGTCCCTGCCGCGCCAACCGCTCTTCCGGGCGAGTCACCACCCGGCAACGCCCCGGGCAGTGACCTGATCGCGCGGCACTTGCGGGACAGTGCCGCCCAGGTGAGGCAACTGGACCCGGCCCTGGAACGGATCCTGCGAGGCCCCACCGGTCTGGGTACGGCCGGCCTGCAACTGAGCCGGTGCGAGCAGTCCCCGGCTCCCGTGACACCGGTGGAAGGCACTCCGATCCCGGGCCTCTACCACCACCCGGTGCCGCAGCCCGACCCGTCGCGGGTGGAGGAGATCAGCCGCAGGATCAAGACATGGGCGGTGGACGAGGTCCAGGCATACCCCCCGGAGTGGGAAGACCAGTTCGACGGCTTCTCCGTCGCCCGCTACATGGTCGCCTGCCATCCGGACGCTCCCACCACCGACCACCTGATGGTCGCCGCACGGCTGATGGTCGCCGAGAACGCGGTCGACGACTGCTACTGCGAGGACCACGGGGGCTCGCCCATCGGGCTCGGCAGCCGCCTCCTGCTGGCACACACCGCCCTCGACCCGCTGCACACCACGACGGAGTACGAGCCGGAGTGGGCCGCCTCGCTCCAGTCGGACGCTCCCCGGCGCGCCTACCGCTCCGCCATGGAGTACTTCCTCCAGCACGCCGCGCCCTCACAGGCCGACCGGTTCCGGCACGACATGGCCCGTCTGCACCTGGGATACCTCGCCGAGGCCGCGTGGGCCGAGACGGACACCGTTCCCGAGGTGTGGGAGTACCTGGCAATGCGCCAGTTCAACAACTTCCGGCCCTGCCCCACCATCACCGACACCGTCGGCGGCTACGAACTGCCGGCCGACCTGCACGCCCGGCCCGCCATGCAGCGCGTCATCGCACTCGCCGGCAACGCCACCACCATCGTCAACGACCTGTACTCGTACACCAAGGAACTCAACAGCCCCGGCCGACACCTGAACCTGCCGGTGGTGATCGCCGAACGTGAGGGCATGTCCGACAAGGACGCCTATCTGAAGGCAGTCGAGGTCCACAACCAGCTCATGCACGACTTCGAAACCGAAGCCGCCGCCGTCGCTGCCGCCTGCCCCGTACCCAGCGTGCTGCGCTTCCTGCGGGGAGTGGCGGCGTGGGTCGACGGCAACCACTACTGGCACCAGACCAACACCTACCGATACAGCCTGCCCGATTTCTGGTAA
- a CDS encoding family 2B encapsulin nanocompartment shell protein: MTIETSPETELEPARQSSLGTAAARNLATTAKSAPQMQGITDRWLLRMLPWVEAKGGTYRVNRRLTYTVGDGYIAFVQDGADVRVIPQELGELALLRGFEDADVLTAIADRCVQRDFRAGEVLVERGAPAERINLIVHGRISQTSVGQYGDEAGIGLLADGHHFGEQALLDADATWDYTATAETAGTLLTLSRADFGAVLSRAPSLRAHIEQFGSLPRRRQNRHGEAEIGMSAGHTGEARLPGAFVDYELRPREYELSVAQTVLRVHTRVSDLYNGPMNQTEEQLRLTIEALRERQEHELINNREFGLLHNADFKQRIQPHSGPPTPDDLDELLCRRRGTKLFLAHPRTIAAIGRELNARGIYPDQVDLGGQRVPAWRNVPILPCDKIPISKERTSSILAMRIGEDNQGVIGLHQTGLPDEYEPGLSVRHTGISEQAIASYLVTTYYSAAILVPNALGVLENVQIAHWNH, encoded by the coding sequence ATGACCATCGAGACCAGCCCGGAGACGGAGCTGGAGCCGGCACGGCAGAGCAGCCTGGGCACCGCGGCCGCCCGCAACCTGGCCACCACGGCCAAGTCCGCGCCGCAGATGCAGGGGATCACCGATCGCTGGCTGCTGCGGATGCTCCCCTGGGTGGAGGCCAAGGGCGGCACCTACCGGGTGAACCGTCGGCTGACGTACACCGTCGGTGATGGGTACATCGCATTCGTCCAGGACGGTGCCGACGTCCGGGTGATCCCCCAAGAGCTCGGCGAACTGGCCCTGTTGCGCGGCTTCGAGGACGCCGACGTACTGACCGCGATCGCCGACCGGTGTGTCCAGCGTGACTTCCGCGCCGGCGAAGTGCTGGTCGAGCGCGGCGCCCCCGCCGAGCGGATCAACCTGATCGTCCACGGCCGCATCAGCCAGACCTCCGTCGGCCAGTACGGTGACGAAGCGGGCATCGGCCTGCTCGCCGACGGCCACCACTTCGGTGAGCAGGCCCTTCTGGACGCCGACGCCACATGGGACTACACCGCCACGGCCGAGACCGCCGGCACCCTGCTCACCCTCTCCCGTGCCGACTTCGGCGCCGTGCTGTCCAGGGCACCGAGCCTGCGGGCCCACATCGAGCAGTTCGGCTCGCTGCCCCGCCGGCGCCAGAACCGCCATGGCGAGGCCGAGATCGGGATGTCGGCCGGCCACACCGGCGAAGCCAGACTGCCGGGCGCCTTCGTCGACTACGAGCTCCGCCCGCGCGAGTACGAACTCTCCGTCGCACAGACCGTTCTGCGGGTCCACACGAGGGTCTCGGACCTCTACAACGGGCCGATGAATCAGACCGAGGAGCAGCTCAGGCTGACCATCGAGGCGCTGCGCGAGCGCCAGGAGCACGAGCTGATCAACAACCGGGAGTTCGGCCTGCTCCACAACGCCGACTTCAAGCAGCGGATCCAGCCCCACTCCGGCCCGCCCACCCCGGACGACCTCGACGAACTCCTCTGCCGCCGCCGGGGCACGAAGCTGTTCCTCGCCCACCCCAGGACGATCGCGGCGATCGGGCGCGAGCTCAACGCCCGCGGGATCTATCCGGACCAGGTCGACCTCGGCGGGCAGCGGGTTCCTGCGTGGCGGAACGTGCCGATCCTGCCCTGCGACAAGATCCCCATCAGCAAGGAGAGGACCAGTTCGATCCTCGCCATGCGAATCGGCGAGGACAACCAGGGCGTCATCGGTCTGCACCAGACCGGCCTGCCGGACGAGTACGAGCCGGGTCTGTCGGTGCGCCACACGGGCATCAGCGAGCAGGCGATCGCCTCGTACCTGGTCACCACCTACTACTCCGCCGCCATCCTGGTGCCCAACGCGCTCGGCGTGCTGGAGAACGTGCAGATCGCCCACTGGAACCACTAG